The following nucleotide sequence is from Achromobacter spanius.
GGCGACGCGTAGCACCGGCGCGTTCACGCGCTCAGCCCCATTGCGGACAGACGCAACCAGATCGTCTTGATCTGCTGGTATTGCGCCATGGCCTCCAGCCCTTTGTCGCGCGCCAGCGACCCCGAGCGCCGGTAGCCGCCGAAGGGGGTCTTGATGTCACCCTCGGTAAAGCCGTTGACCGCGACCGTGCCGCACTCCAGGCGGCGCGCGAAGTACATGGCGCGGTCCAGGTCACGGGTGTAGACGGTGGCATGCAGGCCGTAATCGGTGCCGTTGGCAATCTGCAGCGCCTGGTCCATGCTGTCCACCGGCAGGACCCCCAGGACCGGGCCGAAGATCTCTTCGCGGGCGATAACCATGTCCGGACGCAGGTCCGCGAAGACGGTGGGACCCAGATAGTGCCCGCGACCGCCCGGCGCGCCACCGGCTTCCAGCACGCGGCGCGCGCCTTCCTCCAGGCCCTTGGCCACATAGGACTGCACGCGGTTGCGCTGGCCCGCCGAAATCAGCGGGCCCATGTCGGTTGCCGGATTCAGCGGGTCTCCGATCACGATCTGCTTGGTTCGCGCGATGATCTTCTCCACGTAGGCGTCCTGCCGCGACCGCGCCACCAGTTGGCGCATGTTGGCCGAGCAATTCTGACCACCATTCCAGAACGCGGCCATCACGGCATTGTCGATCAGATCGTCGGTCAGGTCCGCGTCATCGAGGACGATGAAGGGGCTTTTACCGCCCATCTCCAGCCCCACCGTTTTCAGGTTGCTGGACCCTGCGTATTGCAGGAACAGCCGCCCCACGTCGGTGGACCCGGTGAACGACACGGCATCGATGTCAGGGTGTTGTCCGATCAAGCGTCCCGTG
It contains:
- a CDS encoding aldehyde dehydrogenase family protein: MMSEPALPLPSHAELQRMAAGLRLPDRAFIDGDWSASDNGALIETSNPATDAVLGTLAHCGQKDVDRAVAAARSAFRSGAWSRCAPEQRKEALLRLAALIRRDGVKLAVMESLESGKPIRDCLREITQEVPAIFQWYGELVDKSYGHVAPTGQEDCAMVVREPIGVVAAVLPWNFPLLMATWKLAPALASGCSVIVKPAEETSLTTLALAALAIEAGIPPGVLNVLTGPGETTGRLIGQHPDIDAVSFTGSTDVGRLFLQYAGSSNLKTVGLEMGGKSPFIVLDDADLTDDLIDNAVMAAFWNGGQNCSANMRQLVARSRQDAYVEKIIARTKQIVIGDPLNPATDMGPLISAGQRNRVQSYVAKGLEEGARRVLEAGGAPGGRGHYLGPTVFADLRPDMVIAREEIFGPVLGVLPVDSMDQALQIANGTDYGLHATVYTRDLDRAMYFARRLECGTVAVNGFTEGDIKTPFGGYRRSGSLARDKGLEAMAQYQQIKTIWLRLSAMGLSA